Below is a genomic region from Prolixibacteraceae bacterium.
CCTATAGTTACAAAGGACGAAAAGCAGCTGTATTAAGAGAACAACAAGCAAAAATATTAGACATCGTTCCAAACACTGGAATGGCAGTAACCATGGACATTGGAAGTCACGACTGCATACATCCTCAAGACAAAGAAACGGTAGGAAAACGACTGGCTTATATTGCATTAAAAAAGACATATGGCTACTCTTCTATCATATGCGATGCTCCTATGTTAGAAAAAGCGGATGGGCTTGGAACTAGTTCCGTAAAGTTATATTTAAAGAATATAGGTAATGGATTAACAGGTTTCGACAAACGTCTATTAGGATTTGAAGTTGCAGGTCCAGATAAGAAGTTTCATCACGCAATAGCAATGATCAACCGAAAAGACAAAACTATCACTGTTGAATGCAACAAGGTAATAAGTATTTCATCTGTTCGTTATGGGTTCCGAAACTACATTCCTTCAACACTATATAACTCTGGAGGTATCCCTGCATCTAGTTTCCGAACGGATAATTGGAAATAATTAATATAGTAAAAAGAGCACCTTCTAAATATTACAAAAATAACAAGAGGTGTTCTTTTAAATGCTAAATGAACTACAAGCGAAAACACAAAGAACCAATACTAGGTTCACAAGTAAATCCAAAGACCCTAACAGACTCTTATAATCAAAAACACGAACTTATCGACATCCGATATTGATTATCATGGAGATATCATCTTATTACAATTTAAAATTCGTTCGTCTAAACTCTTATCTAAAGGGGCCTTTAGTTGTGCTTTTTGGTAAATAAAACGAGCCTTACAGTAGTTCTTACATTCATATAAAGAGTCGCCAATTTTTTTAAGAGCTAATAACTCCTGCTTCTTTATATTACGCATTTGCTTTTCCATCTTATCTTGACATCGCAAGATCTGTCTATTGCAGTATTCATCATCTGAAGTTCGTCGAACCGCATGAACATAGAAGAAACGAGCCAAATTATACATCTTTTTTCTATAAAGACTATCTCCCATTAAAACATAATCTCGGTAACTCATTTCTTCTTTGCGCTCCATCCACAAAGATTTGATCTCAAGAACATCATATGATTCTTCAGATAAAGAGCTAGAACCGTTCTTCTTTAAATTATTTACTGATTTTCTTTCAATTTTATACTTTTCTGAGTTGATGAAATTTTTAATATCAAAATCCCGAGTATATACATCAGCAATAAACCCAGAAATATATTCATCAAAGAACACTCTACCTACAGGTTTATTTGTAAAACCATCACTTACTCCATTCACTTTCTGAAAAAGAGAAACGACCATTGGAAAAGGAGGAATATCTTCACTATGCTTTAATATCACATCATCAATATGTGTATCTACATTAATTGACTTAGAATAGAAGTTTTCAGAGGAGAACTCTACCTGATACTCTTTATTGAACTCAAATTTAATTGCAAAAGGCTCATTTGACTTTAAATACTTCTTAAAAATAAGATCTCTATTGCCTTTACCAAAAGCAGAAATAATCACATCACGATCCACACCACTCTCCAAGATGACTTTACCTGTCACAGTAAAAACATCTTTTTTTTGGCCATAAGACACCAAGCAACTCAAGCATGATATCAACAAGAAGGAAAGGGCATTTTTCATGGCTATCGCTATTTGTAAATAAAACCTTTAATTACATTATCTCAATTAACAGAAAATGTAGCTATTTGACATATTTAACAAAAGTAATTTTTTAGATAGAAAAATCATTCAGCCATCAAGATATTTTATCTTGATGGCTGAAGTTATTAATAGTATGGTTATTTTGCCAATGACAAAACACACTCTTTCATTTGCTCATACTGACCTTCCATGCTCTTTAATAGTGCATATTGAGCTCTCGTACGAACTAAATTATGTTTTTCAGACTTTGTCTTATAATAGTTATCACCATCAATATAATCCATTAAGAATCGTAACACCTGCTCATATGTGATATACAGACCACCAAAAGCCAACCAATCAATTTCACTCTCAGTCAAGAATGCTTTAGATTCAGAAAGATACCCTTCAGTGTAAGCTTTAAAGATATCCCAATCCATGGTTACATTACCTAAATTTTCATCATCCTCTAGACCTGTATTTGTATATGAACGCAAAGCATCACCATAATCATTCAATACAGGGCTATTCAAAACTGTGTCTAAATCAATAACACATAATACATCCCCTTTTTCATCAAACAATATATTGTTGATTTTAGTATCATTATGTGTAACACGAGAAGGAATGGTTCCATCTTCAACCAATGACCAGAATTCCATCATTTTAGCACGACGACTCTCAATCCATTCGATTTCTTCCTTCACCTCTTTTGCTCTACCAACAGGATCTTTTGCGATCACAGCATCCCACTGCTCATAACGAACTTTGATATTATGAAACCCTGGTAAGATATCCACTAAAGGCTCTTTCATATCAGAAAGCATATTTTGAAATTTTCCGATACCCTTACCTCCAGCATAAGCTAACTCTGGAGTTTCTGCACTTTGGTAAGTAATATTATCATTGATAAATTCACAAACAGCCCAAAATTCTCCATCTACATCTTGAAAGTAATATTTTCCATCTTGAGCTGGAATGATAGTCATTGCTTCACGATCAGGGTTTCCACCTTGAGCAATCACTTTATTTTTCAAATGTGACGTTACCTTTAGGATGTTATTCATCATTGCAGGCACATCCGTAAAGATATTCTTATTTTTTCTTTGTAAAATATAATTAGGAGTATCTTGACTCTCTGTCTTGACGATAAAAGTATCATTGATAAAACCTTCACCTAAAGGTTTCACACAACATACAACTCCTTTTAGTTGGAATTGACTTGTCAATTCCATTAATAAATCATTGTTCATGGTCTAGTATTTTCAGTTGAATTTAAGAGAAATGTTATCGCCATAATTTAGCTCAGAACGACAACACTTCTCTATCACGTAATTATCTAAACTATTATGAAATTACACCCAAAGATCTTCAGGGTAATCTCCACGCTTAATAAGCTTGTTTAGTTTCGATTGAACCTCAGGCTTATCTTCTGGATATGTCACACCAAACCAATCAGCATCACTATCCAATACTTTCACAGTAATATTATCACTTTTCAACTGATCAGAAACTTCAAATGGAAAGAAATACTCTGATTTCATCTCTTCTCCAGCTCTACCTAAGAAAGACACAAAACCCTTTTGAAGATAATCAAAGAATCCTGGCATAAATGCCCAGCAATTCATAGAAACAGCAGTTTTTGGATCCAGCAAGTTCTTCTCCTCACCTTCGTAGTAATAAATACCATCTTCTTCTCCAACAATCTTTGTTCTTTCAGTGATCTCAACCAACATATCGTTCTCATCAGTTTTACACACTCCACGAGAAACAGATCCAAAATCAGAAAGAGTTTTATGTAGGTGATAACCAACCATACAATATTCACTCTGCTTTGTACAAGAAGAAAGGTATTGGCTCAGTGCAACAAATGCATCCTTGCCATAAAAATCATCAGCATTAATAATCGCAAAAGGTTCTTTAATTGCATCCTTTGCGACCAACACTGCATGACCTGTCCCCCAAGGCTTTTCACGTCCTTCTGGAAGCGAATAACCCTCTGGTAAATTATCTAACTCCTGAAAAACATAATCAACTTCGATTTTACCTTCAAGTTTTGAAGCAAACTTCGATTTAAACTCTTCAGCAAAACTTTTTCTGATTACAAATACGACTTTACCAAAGCCAGCACGAATCGCATCATAAATAGAATACTCTAAAATTGTTTCTCCCGATGGACCGAATGCATCTAGCTGCTTCAATCCTCCGTATCGGCTGCCCATTCCTGCAGCTAAGATTAATAATGTAGGTTTCATCCTTACTATGTGTTATTTTTTATTTTAAGTAGGTAAATTAACAAAAAAAACAACGAAATAGAAAAACATAAATATGATAATAAACAGATAGTACACTTAATTTGAATTTTTAGGTTCAATTTAAACAATGGGACATGATTTGTGGGATTTTTACTACTTTTAAACCAACAATAAATATTCAAAGAAAAAAGTAATGTACGATCTTAAGAAAGAGTTTGGAAGTGACAACTACTCTAGTGTTTCACCAGAAATATTAGAATTTATCCAAACCATAAATTTTGGACACTGCCATGGGTATGGCGACGATCCGATTACGAATGAAGCCATTACGATAATCAAATCCGAATTTGGCAACAAAGCAGAATGTTTCTTTACATTAAATGGAACAGGAACAAATATCACTGCTATCAATGCACTAACACGACCATATGAAGCGATTGTCTGTGCAGAAACTGCACACATTAATACGGACGAATGTGGTGCATTGGAGAAGGTAACTGGTAATAAAATACTGCCAATTAAACCTAGCAATGGTAAGATTACACCAGAACAAATCACACCCTTTCTCGCCCAAATTGGAGATGAACATAGTGTACAACCAAAGGTAATTTCGATCACGCAACCAACAGAGGTTGGCACGATCTATTCAAAAGAAGAGATCCAATCATTAGCAACTTTAGCCCATCAAAACAATATGATCCTTCATATGGATGGAGCAAGACTATCTAATGCTGTAGCCAAAATGGATATATCATTCAAAGAGGCCACTTATGATTTGGGTGTTGATATTATAAGCTTTGGTGGCACAAAAAACGGAATGATGATAGGAGAAGTAATTATCAGTTTTCTTGACCAAGCTAATAAAGCGATACCATTCTTAAGAAAACAAAACAATCAGCTTTTGTCAAAAATGCGTTATCTGTCAGGGCAATTCATACCCTATTTCCAACAAAACATTTGGAAAATCAATGCTGAAAAAGCAAACTTTACGGCAACATACTTTTACAACCAAGTAAAAAACATCCCTTACATACAAGTACTTTACCCTGTTGACACAAACGCTCTATTTGTTAGAATACCAAAAGAAATGATCAAACCACTTCAAAAAGTCAATTTCTTTTATGCAAGAGACCCCAGAGACACAGTTGTTAGGTGGATGACAACATTTGACACTACAACTGCTGAAATTGACAATTTCGTTTCTGAATTAAAGATAATAGCACAATCATTGTCTATTCAATAAACACTATAAGCGAGGCCCTTATACCTCGCTTAAAAATATTTTCTATGTCGCCAGCGAAAGCACTGCTAATTTTTGATCTTCCATACAAATTATTGATACAATTGCAATTGTATCTTTCCAATGAGAACATCTCCTCTCTACAAATAATCAAGAGACGAGTAATCAAGAGACGAGCGCAAGGATTTAAGAGTAGAGAATCTCATCACAATGATACACATATTCAGTAGCTAAGATAGATTCTTGAAAGGTAGATAACTGCCTAATAATATATTTAATCACCAAATTTCAGAAAGAGCCATATTAACGACCAATTAAACAAGAATTTAAGGCCCTATTTACTCCTTTCTTTTGCATCTTAAGAAAATGGAAAACTATAGCTCAAAATAACAATCTGAACCAACATATGATATTTTTATCTAAAACTTTCATTATAGGGTTTGGGGGATAGAATAATTTACGTAGATTTGCACTCCGTTTTTACGAAACGAAGTTACATTTAATTCAATTAGTTTAAAGTAAAAAAGTTCTCTGAATATTATGATCAGCCGTAGAATCATTAGAACCAAGGTGATGCATATTATCTATGCAAATTTAAGCAATTCGGGTAAGTCAATCCAACAATCCGAACAAGAATTGCTTTACAGTGTGAATAAAGCATACGATCTTTATCATCTTCTTTTAGCACTTCCAGTTGAAATAGCGAAAATCGCTGAAGAAAGAATTGACCGTGCCAAACAAAAGAAAATGCCTACCCATGAGGACTTGAATCCAAACATGCGGTTCGTTCAAAATCCAGTGGTTGGTCTGTTAAGAGAAAACAATGCTCTAAACGATTACATCGAAGAGCACAAGTTGAATTGGATCAATCATTATGAAATCCTAAAGAAATTATACCAAGAGCTTTCAGAAACCGATTTCTTTCAAGAATACATGAACAAAGAGACCGTTTCATATAATGATCACAAAAAATTTATTGAAAATCTTTATTATGGAATTATCATTCCTTCTGAAGAGCTAGAAGACGAACTTGGAGAATTAAGCATTTACTGGCATGATGACTTTAACTTCGTTTGTTCAATGGTGATTAAAACCATCAAAAAAGTAAAAGAAGAATCAGGAGAAAATTATCGCCTAATGAATTTATACAAGGATGATGAAGACCTCCAATTCACTAAAAATCTTTTACGAAAGACATTGGTAAATCACACCGAACATCAAAATGTTTTGGTTAAGTATACTAAAAATTGGGATATCGAGCGTATTGCTATGTTGGACAATATCATCATGGAAATGGCATTAACAGAATTCATTTCTTTTCCGTCTATACCAGTAAAAGTTACATTGAACGAATATATAGATCTTGCAAAATACTACAGTACGAAAAAAAGTAGTACATTTGTTAATGGAATTTTGGATAAAATGCTTCAAGATTTCCAATCAGATGAAAGAATTAAAAAAGCAGGACGTGGACTTCAAAACTAAACGTTTTTATAACAATAACTATAAGGCAATCATCTTTTTGATTGCCTTATTTTGCTTCTATGAATGCCATCCTAAGGATAAAGACATCAAAAAATATCCTCCTTCAAGCGAAAAATCACCTACAACTAGATTGGTCTTTAAAAAAGAAATCCATAATTTTGGGAAAGTGAAAGATGGCGAGATCGTTTACACCTCCTTTTATTTTAAAAATCGAGGTAATAAACCAATCACAATACAAGGGTTCAAAAAGAGCTGTGGATGTATAACAATTAAAGGACCAGTAGAACCAATTCTTCCTGGAAAAGAAGATCGGATTGTTGTCACTTTTGATACTACTGGAGAATGGGGTAAACAAATGAAAACTTTAAACGTTTATACATCAGAGAACTTTAGTTATTCACTAATGATTACAGCTATAGTTAATAACGAATTATTTCAAAATTTATCAAATTAATATTTTATGCTTAACACTATTCTAGCACAGTCGATTAATGGTATTCTTACGCAGATTTTACCTTTTGCATTAATATTTGTAGTTATTTACTTTTTTATGATTCGTCCACAATCTAAAAAGCAAAAAGAACTTGCAAATTTTCGTAATAGTCTAAAAGTGGGTGATCGTGTTGTAACTGCGGGTGGTATTTATGGTAAGATTGCGGGAATCAAAGAGACCCATATTCTTCTACAGGTTGATACTGATACTCGAATCAAAGTTGACAAATCTTCTATCATAAAAGATATTACTGATGCTGACAATCAGAAATAATTAATTAACCCATCAAAGCGTCATTCGTTCTTAGTTACAAAACAATAGGACGATGACGCTTTGTTTTACATCCACTTTTCCGTGATAAAAGAGAAATTTATAAAAGTAATCAAACGCTTTAATCCCAAAAGTAATACTACAGAGAAAGACTTGCGTATTTTTATGATATGCTTTATTATTTCGTTTAGCTTTTGGTTACTTAATGCACTATCAAAAACCTACTCCACGAACGTAACCTACCCTGTACAATATAAAGATCTTCCTAAAGACAGAGTAATTATCTCGGAATTACCCGCCAAGATCCAATTAAGAGTAAATGGGTTTGGATTTGCACTTCTAAGACTAAAGATGCAACTCAACCCTACACCAATTATATTCAACGTATCGAAATTTACCAACAAAAATATTGTTGCATCAAGCGATACGACCTTTGCTATCTCATCCATTCAACTGAAAAAACAATTATCAAATATAATAAGCTCAGAAGTTAATATTGAAGATATTGAACCAGGGTCTATATACATCAAATTTGAAAATATTATACAAAAAAAGGTAGAAGTAAATCCAAAAATAACAATCAGCCCTAAACAACAATACCTTCTTGTTGATGGGATAAAAACAGAACCCAAATGGGTTACGATCTCCGGTCCACAAAGCATCATAAACAAGATTCAATCGGTTAATACAGAAGTCCAGAAATACACGGAAGTTTCAAAACCGATAAAACGTCTTGTTTCCATAGAGAATACAGAAGAAGTTGAAATAACACCTCATCATGTTAAAATAGAAGCAAACATTGAGCAATTTACAGAAGGTCGTATTTCAAAAACAATTGAGACTTTTAATCTCCCAGACTCAATATCTATATTCACATTCCCAAAATCAATCATTATTACTTATACTGTTCCCATCAGCCAGTTTAAGTATATAAATGAAACATCATTCGAAACTTATATCGATTGGGATAGTTTATCTGTAGATAAGAAAGCGACTCTTAATGTGAAACAGACAAATCCTTACATTCATAACTATCACTACCAAACAAAAGAGGTAGATTATATTATTGAAAAAAACACAAAATGATTACACTAGGTATTACGGGAGGGATCGGATGTGGCAAAACTACAATATGTAAAATTCTTTCGTTACTTGACATCCCGCTTTTCATCTCCGATATTGAAGCAAAAAAACTCATGGTTGAAAACCATCAAATTAAGACGAAATTAACTACGATTTTAGGAGACAAAAGTTACTTTCCTACTGGGCAATTAAATAAACCATATATTTCAAATCTTATTTTCAACAACCCAAAGACCCTAGAACTTGTCAACAAAGTCGTTCATCAAGCGACTAAAGATGCTTTTATTAAATGGAAACAGCAACAAACATCTTCAATCGTAGCATACGAATCAGCTCTTCTTTTTGAATCAAATTCAAATGAAATAGTAGACAAAGTTATTTACATTAAAGCTCCATTAGAGATCCGTATCAAACGTGTAATGCTTAGAGACCACATATCTAGGGAGAAAGTTATGGATCGCATTAAGAATCAATTGGATGACAAAATAAAAGAGAATAAAGCAGATTACATTATATACAACCATAACAGATTAGTTATTCCACAAATAATAAACCTTATCAATCAAATATGAGTATATTTAAGTCATTACTAGCAGGAGGATTAGGATGGGCCTTAGGTGGTCCTATAGGAGCGATTATAGGCCTAGCAGCCTCCTCATATCTTTCATCTTTAACTGAAAATAAAGACGAAAACATAAACACTGATAGACCAAACAATTATGAAGTAAGCTTGTTGGTACTGATTGCTGCTGTTATGAAAGCAGATAATCGCATCTTACGTTCGGAACTAGATTATGTCAAAACATTTTTAAATCAATCATTTGGTCCTGCAAAAGCAAAGGAATTATTAGTTCTTTTGAAAGACATACTAGACAAAGACATACCTGTTAATGATGTTTGTCATCAAATTAATCTCTATGTAAACAGAGAAGGGCGTATTCAAATGATTCATTTTTTATTTGGCTTAGCTTTATCTGATGGAGAAATATCTCCTGAAGAGGAAAGACTCATTTCTCAGATAGCATATGAATTTGATCTAAATACACAAGAATTTCAGTCTATTAAGTCGATGTTCATCCAAGATGCACAATGGGCATATAAAGTACTTGAAGTTTCAGAGAGTGTTTCGGATAAAGAAGTTCATAAAGCATTTAAAAAGATGGCGATCAAATACCATCCAGATAAGGTTGCTGATCAAGGTGATGACATTGTAAAAGCTGCAAATGAAAAATTTCAGAAACTCAACGAAGCATATCAAGCAATAAAAAAAGAACGAAATTTGTAAAGTAGCAACGAATTATCTTATAAGGATACCACTCATTGATCCATTCCACATCATGATTTTTTTCGTTCTAAATTAAGTGTAACAGATTATTTAGGATGAAACACCCAAAACATTAGTAGCCTTCAAGTTCTTTCTTGTTGGCTACTTATTTTACATCCATCATTATTTTGCTTCACGTTATATTAGGATACCTTTTTCTATATCAGAAATAATTTGAATATTGAAAGTCTTAGAATAATCTTTCTATGTATGCTTAATCCAGGATCAGGCAATATATTAAGGGGACTATGCATATATCTTAGTTAGGCGATACAGGAAAAATGGTATATCCGTAACGCCTCTTTGTGTGGCTCTAAAAGCCTTTGTTTTGGCATTAAATGCTTCTGCAGAAGCATTTGCACTTCTATTTTCAAAAAAGTTTAATATATCTGAGTAGTGACTAAAAATAATGTTTGATATTCTATTAAAAGTATCAAAACATGCTACATCATTAAACCATCTTGCTCGTTTCGTGTAGGCAACTTTCTTTTCTTCTGTATGAGAAAAGATCATTCTCAATTTATGGGTTAAGTTATTTGACTTTTCCAGATTAGGATATAATTCAAACAGGATGGAAGCTCTTTACGTCTGCTTCTCTTTCCATTTATCCCTTGATTTAAATAAAAGGGGCTATTTCCGAGATTTGGTGGGTAACCATTTAGCGTTGTAACCAAATCATCAATGCAACGCTATATTCTCCAATTAAATTACGATAAACAGACCATCGTTTAGTGTAGGTTTAAGCTTTTTGAACCCGCAGCTATAATATTCTCATCAAAAATATCACGAACATATATCGTTATGGTTTGTTAACTCTTTTGCATCACCAAACTTATATCATGACAATAGAATATTGATCTATTAAACATTTTTGATGAAGCAACTATCAATGAAGTATCCTTGAAGTATCAATAAACTACGAAGGAAACCCTATCTAAGATGTTGGTTATTTTCTAAAGTAGAAGCACTTTTTCTATCCAAGTTATCATAAGAACCATGAACCACCTTAATGAGGTAATTCATGACCTTTATGTACCTTCTTAGGAACACGCAGCTCGAGCTTGGAAACAGAATCGATTGCAATCACACTACTGTATTCTTAATGCCACATATCACCTTCACCAAATCTAGTAACATAGAAGAGTTTAGATCCCTATTAAAGCAGTGCAATTATTGGACAACACATTCAAGATTGAAGAAGATAACGAAGCATTGAAATAGTATCCTAAAGGATACGACCTACTAGATTAAGACATTTTAGATAAATAGAGTTCTTTACGATTTTTCCCCATTGCTCCAACCATATCTAAGGTAACTCCCTTTACATAGTCTCTTGTGTTTGAGGGGATCTGTTTGATAACCTTTATAATATCTTCAGCGTTGGTTCCTTCAATTATGGCTACAATACTTCCTTTTTTGTTGGTAAGGATTGTATATAACTCACCATTGCAAAGGCTTGTTTCATCAAGACTCAAATACTCTCCACAATTGGCTGGAAATAGAAGCCATTTATCTGCCTGGTCTTTTTGATCCCAATCATGATAATCACTTAAATGTTTGTTGTACTGTTCACCTAGATATGTTCCATCAATATAATAGAACTTTTCAAGACTATTGCTACTGATCGGGTATGAGTCCAAGTAATCCTAAAAAAAAGAAGCAAACTCTTTAGTCATTCGTGTTCCCTCTACTAAATTATCCCAATTTCTTGTGATGACTTTACCAGATGTCTCCTTAGTCCATTTTCGACGTCTAATATGCAAATATACAGTCTTGTTTCTTAATGGAAAATCTTCAATGGTTATCTCTGGTAGAAATCCTTTAGAGGTTAGTTTT
It encodes:
- a CDS encoding DUF1573 domain-containing protein, with protein sequence MKELKKQDVDFKTKRFYNNNYKAIIFLIALFCFYECHPKDKDIKKYPPSSEKSPTTRLVFKKEIHNFGKVKDGEIVYTSFYFKNRGNKPITIQGFKKSCGCITIKGPVEPILPGKEDRIVVTFDTTGEWGKQMKTLNVYTSENFSYSLMITAIVNNELFQNLSN
- the nusB gene encoding transcription antitermination factor NusB, which encodes MISRRIIRTKVMHIIYANLSNSGKSIQQSEQELLYSVNKAYDLYHLLLALPVEIAKIAEERIDRAKQKKMPTHEDLNPNMRFVQNPVVGLLRENNALNDYIEEHKLNWINHYEILKKLYQELSETDFFQEYMNKETVSYNDHKKFIENLYYGIIIPSEELEDELGELSIYWHDDFNFVCSMVIKTIKKVKEESGENYRLMNLYKDDEDLQFTKNLLRKTLVNHTEHQNVLVKYTKNWDIERIAMLDNIIMEMALTEFISFPSIPVKVTLNEYIDLAKYYSTKKSSTFVNGILDKMLQDFQSDERIKKAGRGLQN
- a CDS encoding aminoglycoside phosphotransferase family protein, translated to MNNDLLMELTSQFQLKGVVCCVKPLGEGFINDTFIVKTESQDTPNYILQRKNKNIFTDVPAMMNNILKVTSHLKNKVIAQGGNPDREAMTIIPAQDGKYYFQDVDGEFWAVCEFINDNITYQSAETPELAYAGGKGIGKFQNMLSDMKEPLVDILPGFHNIKVRYEQWDAVIAKDPVGRAKEVKEEIEWIESRRAKMMEFWSLVEDGTIPSRVTHNDTKINNILFDEKGDVLCVIDLDTVLNSPVLNDYGDALRSYTNTGLEDDENLGNVTMDWDIFKAYTEGYLSESKAFLTESEIDWLAFGGLYITYEQVLRFLMDYIDGDNYYKTKSEKHNLVRTRAQYALLKSMEGQYEQMKECVLSLAK
- a CDS encoding TerB family tellurite resistance protein — encoded protein: MSIFKSLLAGGLGWALGGPIGAIIGLAASSYLSSLTENKDENINTDRPNNYEVSLLVLIAAVMKADNRILRSELDYVKTFLNQSFGPAKAKELLVLLKDILDKDIPVNDVCHQINLYVNREGRIQMIHFLFGLALSDGEISPEEERLISQIAYEFDLNTQEFQSIKSMFIQDAQWAYKVLEVSESVSDKEVHKAFKKMAIKYHPDKVADQGDDIVKAANEKFQKLNEAYQAIKKERNL
- a CDS encoding transposase; its protein translation is MLFELYPNLEKSNNLTHKLRMIFSHTEEKKVAYTKRARWFNDVACFDTFNRISNIIFSHYSDILNFFENRSANASAEAFNAKTKAFRATQRGVTDIPFFLYRLTKIYA
- the yajC gene encoding preprotein translocase subunit YajC, whose translation is MLNTILAQSINGILTQILPFALIFVVIYFFMIRPQSKKQKELANFRNSLKVGDRVVTAGGIYGKIAGIKETHILLQVDTDTRIKVDKSSIIKDITDADNQK
- the coaE gene encoding dephospho-CoA kinase (Dephospho-CoA kinase (CoaE) performs the final step in coenzyme A biosynthesis.) — its product is MITLGITGGIGCGKTTICKILSLLDIPLFISDIEAKKLMVENHQIKTKLTTILGDKSYFPTGQLNKPYISNLIFNNPKTLELVNKVVHQATKDAFIKWKQQQTSSIVAYESALLFESNSNEIVDKVIYIKAPLEIRIKRVMLRDHISREKVMDRIKNQLDDKIKENKADYIIYNHNRLVIPQIINLINQI
- a CDS encoding transposase codes for the protein MDSYPISSNSLEKFYYIDGTYLGEQYNKHLSDYHDWDQKDQADKWLLFPANCGEYLSLDETSLCNGELYTILTNKKGSIVAIIEGTNAEDIIKVIKQIPSNTRDYVKGVTLDMVGAMGKNRKELYLSKMS
- a CDS encoding nucleotidyltransferase, with amino-acid sequence MKPTLLILAAGMGSRYGGLKQLDAFGPSGETILEYSIYDAIRAGFGKVVFVIRKSFAEEFKSKFASKLEGKIEVDYVFQELDNLPEGYSLPEGREKPWGTGHAVLVAKDAIKEPFAIINADDFYGKDAFVALSQYLSSCTKQSEYCMVGYHLHKTLSDFGSVSRGVCKTDENDMLVEITERTKIVGEEDGIYYYEGEEKNLLDPKTAVSMNCWAFMPGFFDYLQKGFVSFLGRAGEEMKSEYFFPFEVSDQLKSDNITVKVLDSDADWFGVTYPEDKPEVQSKLNKLIKRGDYPEDLWV
- a CDS encoding aminotransferase class V-fold PLP-dependent enzyme: MYDLKKEFGSDNYSSVSPEILEFIQTINFGHCHGYGDDPITNEAITIIKSEFGNKAECFFTLNGTGTNITAINALTRPYEAIVCAETAHINTDECGALEKVTGNKILPIKPSNGKITPEQITPFLAQIGDEHSVQPKVISITQPTEVGTIYSKEEIQSLATLAHQNNMILHMDGARLSNAVAKMDISFKEATYDLGVDIISFGGTKNGMMIGEVIISFLDQANKAIPFLRKQNNQLLSKMRYLSGQFIPYFQQNIWKINAEKANFTATYFYNQVKNIPYIQVLYPVDTNALFVRIPKEMIKPLQKVNFFYARDPRDTVVRWMTTFDTTTAEIDNFVSELKIIAQSLSIQ